The Mesobacillus jeotgali genome window below encodes:
- a CDS encoding PH domain-containing protein codes for MTISEPQKRISKQALTVWKIAAGLHSLVVWILAGGLIAITIIFDFPIWIIGAALAVAAVYSYIFIILLPALRWKRWRYEVREQEIELQYGVFIIKRTLIPMIRVQHVDTQQGPLLRKYRLSTVTVSTAATIHEIPALDMEEAENLRISISRLARVADEDV; via the coding sequence ATGACGATTTCTGAGCCGCAAAAGCGGATTTCCAAGCAGGCATTGACCGTCTGGAAAATTGCCGCTGGCCTCCATTCCCTGGTGGTATGGATATTAGCGGGCGGTCTGATCGCCATTACGATAATATTTGATTTTCCTATCTGGATTATTGGTGCAGCTCTCGCTGTCGCTGCTGTATATAGTTATATATTCATCATCTTATTGCCGGCCTTGCGCTGGAAACGCTGGCGTTACGAAGTAAGGGAGCAGGAAATAGAGCTTCAATACGGGGTATTCATCATCAAAAGGACACTCATTCCGATGATACGTGTCCAGCATGTTGATACACAGCAAGGACCTTTGCTGCGGAAATACCGTTTATCGACGGTGACAGTTTCGACGGCTGCGACAATCCATGAAATCCCTGCGCTCGATATGGAGGAGGCCGAAAATTTGAGGATCTCCATTTCAAGGTTGGCAAGGGTGGCGGATGAAGATGTCTGA
- a CDS encoding PH domain-containing protein: protein MSEPKRLHPIAAVVNALRQLKEMIIPFLIFVVFGSRGTDWDLFYFFGSIGVVVLVLVYGVLSWYRFTYRIEQGELRIEYGLIVRKKRYIPFDRIQSVDLSEGILQRLFGLVKVKVETAGSGGMGLQDGEAILTAITKQDAQEIHDYLVSIKKSGQIQQGEEEPETSDDLLYKISVPELLMLATTSGGVGVVISAVLAFVFQFEEFIPYEQIFDGVEHFVQNGVVFISVVVFLGFLLAWMIALFGTMLKYANFTVRKVDNDLVITRGLLEKRQFTIPLNRIQAVRISENLIRQPLGYASAYLESAGGSALDQESSKVLILPIVKKRKIPGLLEPHLTEYHFRVNISPAPRRAYSRYLLKGWLFALPIIIAAIWFLKPWGFVTLLLLPVSAIWSYMNYKDAGWSLDQGMLTFRYRNIVKNTVYMKKNKVQSFSMKESFFQRKKNLATVEAIVKSGHGGAGGKVIDLEKKHVDMIYEWYSHETAE, encoded by the coding sequence ATGTCTGAACCGAAAAGGCTCCATCCGATTGCTGCTGTCGTTAATGCACTCCGTCAGCTGAAGGAAATGATCATCCCATTTTTGATCTTCGTTGTATTTGGAAGCAGGGGAACCGACTGGGACCTGTTTTACTTCTTCGGATCGATTGGTGTCGTCGTGCTGGTATTGGTTTATGGAGTTTTGTCATGGTACAGATTTACATATCGCATCGAGCAAGGCGAATTGCGGATTGAATACGGATTGATCGTCAGGAAAAAACGCTATATCCCATTCGATCGGATTCAAAGCGTTGATTTGTCGGAAGGAATCTTGCAGAGGCTGTTCGGGCTGGTGAAGGTGAAGGTAGAGACAGCCGGTTCGGGCGGAATGGGACTCCAGGATGGAGAGGCGATCCTTACGGCGATCACAAAGCAGGATGCACAGGAAATACATGATTATCTCGTTTCCATCAAAAAGTCGGGGCAAATCCAGCAGGGGGAAGAGGAGCCAGAAACCTCCGATGATCTTCTATATAAAATATCGGTCCCGGAGCTATTGATGCTTGCGACGACATCGGGCGGCGTCGGAGTCGTCATCTCTGCAGTGCTTGCGTTCGTCTTCCAATTCGAAGAGTTCATTCCTTATGAGCAGATTTTTGATGGAGTCGAGCATTTTGTCCAAAACGGCGTTGTTTTTATCAGTGTCGTCGTTTTTCTTGGATTCTTGCTGGCATGGATGATCGCACTGTTTGGGACGATGCTGAAATACGCAAATTTTACCGTGAGAAAAGTGGATAATGACCTGGTTATCACTCGAGGATTATTGGAAAAGCGGCAGTTCACGATCCCGCTCAATCGGATCCAGGCTGTCAGGATCAGCGAGAATCTCATCAGGCAGCCGCTAGGCTATGCATCGGCATATCTGGAAAGTGCTGGCGGCTCAGCGCTTGACCAGGAAAGCTCCAAGGTCCTCATCCTGCCGATCGTGAAAAAAAGAAAAATCCCCGGCCTGCTTGAACCGCATTTGACGGAGTACCACTTCCGTGTCAATATATCGCCTGCGCCTAGGCGGGCATACAGCAGATATTTACTGAAAGGCTGGCTGTTTGCGCTGCCGATCATCATTGCGGCCATCTGGTTTTTAAAACCATGGGGCTTTGTCACCCTGCTCCTGCTCCCAGTCTCGGCCATTTGGTCCTACATGAATTATAAGGATGCAGGCTGGAGCCTTGACCAGGGGATGCTGACCTTCCGATACCGCAATATCGTCAAGAACACAGTATATATGAAGAAAAATAAAGTCCAATCCTTCAGCATGAAAGAAAGCTTTTTTCAAAGGAAAAAGAATCTCGCTACCGTCGAGGCCATCGTTAAGTCCGGGCATGGCGGTGCTGGCGGCAAAGTCATTGACCTTGAGAAAAAACATGTGGATATGATCTATGAATGGTACTCGCATGAAACAGCTGAGTGA
- a CDS encoding rhomboid family intramembrane serine protease produces MFTRTESLRDFIRFYPVISIIISIHILLYLLTALPIFPSKYLFGLLAGVNLYVVNGEYWRLFTPIFMHAGFAHMLFNSFSLVLFGPALEQMLGKTKFILIYLVTGIAANIATLILEPLTYTHVGSSGAIFGLFGFYISIIMFRKAMLSRENSQTIMTIAIIAVIMTFVQSNINITAHIFGMLAGFLIGAAIYRR; encoded by the coding sequence ATGTTTACAAGAACAGAAAGCTTGCGCGACTTCATTAGGTTTTACCCTGTTATTTCTATCATCATTTCTATCCATATCTTATTATACTTGCTGACGGCATTGCCAATCTTCCCAAGCAAATACCTGTTTGGACTTTTAGCCGGCGTGAACTTGTATGTTGTGAATGGAGAGTACTGGCGATTATTCACACCGATCTTCATGCATGCCGGTTTTGCACATATGCTGTTCAACAGCTTTTCACTCGTCTTGTTCGGCCCAGCACTCGAGCAGATGCTTGGCAAAACGAAATTCATTCTGATCTATCTCGTGACAGGCATCGCAGCGAATATCGCAACCTTGATCCTCGAACCGCTGACATACACACATGTCGGCTCAAGCGGTGCTATCTTTGGCCTGTTCGGTTTCTATATTTCTATCATAATGTTCCGGAAAGCCATGTTGTCACGTGAAAACTCCCAGACGATCATGACAATCGCCATCATTGCCGTGATCATGACATTCGTCCAGTCAAACATCAATATTACCGCCCATATTTTCGGCATGCTTGCTGGTTTTCTGATCGGCGCCGCCATTTATAGAAGGTAA
- the acpS gene encoding holo-ACP synthase — translation MIIGTGIDIVEIGRIRKLVESQPRFPERVLTEKEREVYSQYNERRGIEFLAGRWAAKEAFSKAKGTGIGKELSFMDIEVETDPHGRPIVTKPYMEGVHLSISHSEQYAIAQVVIEKF, via the coding sequence ATGATCATCGGAACAGGAATCGATATTGTGGAGATCGGCCGGATCCGCAAGCTGGTAGAATCGCAACCGCGTTTTCCGGAGCGAGTTTTAACAGAAAAGGAAAGGGAAGTTTACAGCCAGTATAATGAACGGAGAGGAATTGAATTCCTCGCAGGGCGATGGGCGGCGAAGGAGGCTTTTTCAAAAGCGAAGGGGACTGGCATCGGCAAGGAATTGTCCTTCATGGATATTGAAGTCGAAACAGATCCGCATGGACGGCCAATAGTCACAAAGCCTTATATGGAGGGAGTCCATCTGTCCATTTCCCACAGTGAGCAATATGCTATCGCGCAGGTGGTTATCGAAAAATTTTAA
- a CDS encoding outer membrane lipoprotein carrier protein LolA, which translates to MKKRLLLLLAGLMVVFALAACGTKSQESVVKELDGTLEDLKSYKAKAKMTLQMGTEPQVYDVEIWHKDPSFYRVNLKNAQKDQSQMILRNEEGVFVLTPALNKSFRFQSDWPKNSSQAYLYESLIMDILEDKQAKFSATKEHYVFETKTRYQNNKMLPIQEIKLNKKNLAPVSVKVMDPDRNSLVTVEFSDVKFDASFDKDAFDMKKNMTGAQLEVPVMANAEDNEFTVKYPVAEIPGVTLIDEKEITTENGKRVVLTYDGEKSFTLIQEKADAMPAMSSAINVTGKPVDLGFTIGAMNETSVSWTHLGVDYMLASTDLSPEEMEMVAKSVLADMEK; encoded by the coding sequence ATGAAGAAAAGGTTATTGTTGCTTCTCGCCGGGCTCATGGTTGTTTTTGCTCTGGCTGCCTGCGGTACGAAATCACAGGAATCTGTGGTTAAGGAGTTGGATGGAACGCTCGAAGACCTGAAGAGTTACAAGGCTAAGGCAAAGATGACATTGCAGATGGGTACGGAGCCGCAAGTGTACGATGTGGAGATTTGGCATAAAGATCCGTCATTTTACCGTGTGAACCTGAAGAATGCCCAGAAGGACCAGAGCCAGATGATCCTCAGGAATGAGGAAGGGGTTTTTGTTCTGACACCAGCGTTGAACAAGAGCTTCCGTTTCCAGAGCGACTGGCCGAAGAACAGCAGCCAGGCATACCTTTACGAATCTTTAATCATGGATATTCTCGAGGATAAGCAAGCGAAGTTCTCGGCGACCAAGGAACATTATGTGTTCGAAACAAAAACAAGATACCAGAACAACAAGATGCTTCCGATCCAGGAAATCAAGCTGAACAAAAAGAACCTGGCGCCAGTCAGCGTCAAGGTGATGGACCCTGATCGCAACTCATTGGTAACAGTTGAATTCTCTGACGTAAAATTCGACGCAAGCTTTGACAAGGATGCGTTTGATATGAAGAAAAACATGACAGGTGCACAGCTTGAGGTGCCTGTAATGGCAAATGCGGAAGATAACGAATTCACCGTGAAATATCCAGTTGCTGAAATCCCGGGCGTTACTTTGATTGACGAGAAGGAAATCACGACCGAGAATGGTAAGCGCGTGGTGCTCACATATGACGGCGAAAAATCATTCACGCTGATCCAGGAAAAAGCGGATGCGATGCCTGCGATGTCCTCTGCGATCAACGTGACTGGAAAGCCAGTCGACCTCGGATTCACAATCGGAGCGATGAACGAAACCTCGGTTTCCTGGACACACCTCGGAGTCGATTATATGCTGGCTTCAACAGACCTATCACCAGAAGAAATGGAAATGGTCGCAAAATCAGTTCTGGCTGATATGGAAAAATAA
- the alr gene encoding alanine racemase, giving the protein MEEQGFFYRDTWAEVDLDHIRTNVEGIKEHLPEDVEFIAVVKANAYGHGDSQVAEAALEAGASMLAVAFMDEALALRKKGIAAPILVLGASRPEDVNIAAEEGIILTVFQKEWLGKAREVLKADSSLSLHIKIDTGMGRIGIRSIEELKSAEKLIHEDERLQLHGIYTHFATADELDDSYFTKQLALFREMLGAMETQPPVVHSSNSAAALMHTDARFNAVRVGIAMYGLAPSMEIAPELPVELHEAFTLHSRLVHVKKLEKGEKVSYGATYEAPEEIWVGTLPIGYADGWIRRLQGQEVLVDGKRSPIIGRICMDQCMVKLPYEVPVGTIATLIGSQGKESISINEIASKLETINYEVPCIISSRVPRLYRQNGKVVDLNNSLL; this is encoded by the coding sequence GTGGAGGAGCAAGGATTTTTTTACCGTGATACATGGGCAGAAGTGGACCTGGATCACATCAGGACAAATGTGGAGGGAATTAAGGAACACTTGCCCGAAGACGTTGAATTTATTGCTGTCGTTAAGGCCAATGCTTACGGGCATGGAGATTCACAGGTGGCAGAGGCGGCTTTGGAGGCAGGAGCATCGATGCTTGCTGTCGCGTTCATGGATGAGGCGCTCGCACTCAGGAAGAAGGGGATTGCCGCGCCGATTCTCGTACTGGGTGCCAGCCGGCCTGAGGATGTAAACATCGCGGCCGAAGAAGGAATCATCCTTACAGTTTTTCAGAAGGAGTGGCTGGGAAAAGCGCGTGAAGTACTTAAAGCAGATTCCAGCTTGTCTCTTCATATAAAAATAGACACAGGAATGGGGCGAATCGGAATTCGTTCCATAGAAGAATTGAAGTCTGCGGAAAAATTGATCCATGAGGATGAAAGACTCCAGCTGCATGGCATCTATACGCATTTTGCTACGGCGGATGAATTGGATGACTCATATTTTACCAAACAGCTTGCTTTGTTCCGGGAAATGCTTGGTGCAATGGAAACGCAGCCGCCTGTGGTCCACAGCAGCAATAGTGCCGCAGCACTCATGCACACGGACGCCCGCTTCAACGCAGTAAGGGTCGGAATTGCGATGTACGGGCTAGCGCCGTCAATGGAGATTGCGCCGGAATTGCCTGTCGAGCTGCATGAGGCATTCACGCTGCACTCAAGGCTCGTTCATGTAAAGAAGCTTGAAAAAGGTGAAAAGGTCAGCTACGGTGCGACTTATGAAGCTCCGGAAGAAATTTGGGTAGGGACGCTCCCAATTGGGTATGCTGATGGATGGATAAGAAGACTGCAGGGACAGGAAGTACTGGTCGATGGCAAAAGGTCTCCCATCATCGGGCGGATCTGCATGGACCAATGCATGGTAAAGCTTCCGTATGAGGTCCCGGTCGGAACGATTGCCACTTTGATCGGCAGCCAGGGAAAAGAGTCGATCTCCATCAATGAGATTGCCAGCAAGCTAGAAACGATCAATTATGAGGTCCCGTGTATCATCTCCTCAAGGGTGCCTAGATTGTACAGGCAAAATGGAAAAGTGGTCGATTTGAATAATTCACTGTTATAA
- a CDS encoding CopG family ribbon-helix-helix protein translates to MSESSATTEILVKLPQHLLSELDGFVKQENVNRSEFIYQATKMFLREKKKRQIRESMRRGYMEMAKINLTIASEAFQAEYEAEHTVERLVSGG, encoded by the coding sequence GTGTCTGAATCCAGCGCAACAACTGAGATTTTGGTAAAGTTACCGCAGCATCTTTTAAGTGAACTAGATGGATTTGTTAAGCAAGAGAACGTAAACCGCAGCGAATTTATTTATCAGGCAACAAAAATGTTTTTGCGTGAGAAGAAAAAGAGACAAATTCGTGAATCCATGAGACGTGGCTATATGGAAATGGCCAAGATTAATCTGACCATTGCATCTGAAGCATTCCAAGCAGAATACGAGGCAGAACACACAGTTGAACGTCTAGTCAGCGGAGGATAA
- the ndoA gene encoding type II toxin-antitoxin system endoribonuclease NdoA has translation MIVKRGDVYFADLSPVVGSEQGGVRPVLVIQNDIGNRFSPTVIIAAITAQIQKAKLPTHVEIDAKRYGFERDSVILLEQIRTIDKQRLTDKITHLDDEMMEKVDEALQVSLGLIEF, from the coding sequence TTGATTGTCAAACGTGGTGACGTCTATTTTGCGGACCTATCCCCAGTTGTTGGTTCAGAGCAAGGCGGAGTTCGTCCTGTCCTGGTCATCCAAAACGACATCGGGAATCGGTTTAGTCCCACAGTCATTATCGCAGCGATCACAGCACAGATCCAAAAAGCCAAGCTTCCCACTCATGTAGAAATTGATGCGAAGCGTTACGGTTTTGAACGAGACTCGGTTATCTTATTGGAGCAAATACGCACAATTGACAAACAGCGCCTAACCGATAAAATTACCCACCTCGATGACGAAATGATGGAAAAAGTGGATGAAGCCCTTCAGGTAAGTTTAGGTCTTATCGAATTTTGA
- a CDS encoding RsbT co-antagonist protein RsbRA encodes MNKIISNYIQAHKQDILDQWIDRTKQEADDRVVRVVSDRVFQSASKEFIDLIISNFKGTSEEYNERLTDFAEKVVRLGWPLTFVTKGLHTFNMIVFEGMQKEGIVTTENQMEIVYEFDRWATPMNNEIVSVYSSTWERTVSLQKIALQELSAPLIPVFEGITVMPLVGTIDTERAKQIMENLLKGAVKHRSEVVLIDITGVPVVDTMVAHHIIQAADAVRLIGAKCMLVGIRPEIAQTIVNLGIDLNQFTTKNNLKKGIEAALELTNKKIVSLEGAK; translated from the coding sequence ATGAACAAAATTATATCGAATTATATTCAGGCTCATAAACAGGATATCCTGGATCAATGGATAGATAGGACCAAACAAGAAGCGGATGACCGGGTGGTTCGCGTTGTATCGGATCGGGTTTTTCAATCGGCGAGCAAGGAATTCATTGATCTGATCATCTCGAATTTCAAGGGCACGAGCGAAGAGTACAATGAAAGGCTGACGGATTTTGCCGAAAAGGTTGTCAGGCTTGGCTGGCCATTGACATTTGTCACAAAAGGACTTCACACCTTTAATATGATTGTTTTTGAAGGTATGCAAAAGGAAGGGATAGTAACGACGGAGAATCAGATGGAAATTGTTTATGAGTTTGACCGCTGGGCAACGCCGATGAACAATGAAATCGTCAGCGTGTATTCATCGACATGGGAAAGAACAGTTTCCCTCCAGAAAATTGCCTTGCAGGAGCTTTCGGCACCGCTCATTCCTGTATTTGAAGGAATTACAGTAATGCCGCTAGTTGGTACAATCGATACCGAGCGGGCAAAGCAAATCATGGAAAACCTGCTGAAGGGCGCGGTAAAACACCGTTCTGAGGTAGTTTTGATAGATATTACAGGTGTACCTGTCGTAGATACAATGGTCGCTCATCATATTATCCAGGCAGCGGATGCTGTTAGGCTAATCGGTGCCAAGTGCATGCTTGTAGGAATCCGTCCTGAAATTGCACAGACCATCGTAAACCTAGGCATTGACCTGAACCAGTTTACAACTAAGAATAACTTGAAAAAAGGAATCGAAGCAGCTCTTGAGCTGACAAATAAAAAAATCGTTTCATTGGAGGGAGCAAAGTGA
- a CDS encoding STAS domain-containing protein, with amino-acid sequence MRIPILKLDDCLLVSIQWELDDQTALQFQEDLLHKIHETSANGVVIDLTSIDFIDSFIAKVLGDVINMSKLMGAIVVITGIQPAVAITLIELGIGLDDVLTALDLEKGLEKLQQELGE; translated from the coding sequence GTGAGAATACCTATCCTAAAACTGGATGATTGTCTGTTAGTCTCCATTCAATGGGAGCTTGATGACCAGACCGCTCTTCAATTTCAAGAGGATTTGCTCCACAAGATACATGAGACTAGTGCCAATGGGGTCGTCATCGATCTAACCTCAATCGATTTCATCGACTCTTTTATCGCCAAGGTCCTTGGGGATGTCATCAATATGTCCAAGCTCATGGGTGCGATTGTAGTCATTACCGGAATCCAGCCTGCTGTTGCCATAACGCTAATTGAATTAGGGATCGGCCTTGATGATGTCCTAACTGCATTAGATTTAGAAAAAGGTTTGGAGAAATTACAACAGGAATTGGGGGAATAG
- a CDS encoding anti-sigma regulatory factor, translating to MDIQSCVTIINEWDIVAARQLGRNVAKELGFGTVDQARITTAISELARNIYLYAGKGQICIDKLYDGGKAGLRINAVDSGPGIKEIRQVMEDGFSTSGGLGAGLPGVKRLMDEFDIDSAPGQGTQIKATKWLR from the coding sequence ATGGACATCCAATCCTGCGTTACGATTATCAATGAATGGGACATCGTGGCAGCTCGCCAGCTTGGCCGAAATGTTGCGAAAGAGCTTGGGTTCGGCACTGTTGACCAAGCAAGAATCACCACTGCCATCAGTGAATTGGCCAGGAATATTTACTTGTACGCCGGAAAAGGACAGATCTGCATAGACAAGCTGTATGACGGCGGAAAAGCGGGATTGCGAATCAATGCAGTAGATAGCGGCCCAGGTATAAAAGAAATACGCCAGGTCATGGAAGATGGTTTTTCAACATCAGGAGGACTTGGAGCCGGCCTTCCCGGGGTAAAGCGTCTTATGGATGAATTTGACATAGACTCTGCTCCCGGACAAGGAACACAGATCAAAGCGACTAAATGGCTCCGTTAG
- a CDS encoding PP2C family protein-serine/threonine phosphatase yields the protein MDFREMMESKYRDILDNYIKEQSEQALYAGQKFSRKSIEHKIAPEEIVSLHKSILLEMYPELPEDIMHSFDILLEVMIAYGIAYREHQSLRHQQEELRSEMEIAANVQQTLLGTKIPAVPGIDIGAISVPAKHMNGDYFHFVQDENNNISVAIADVIGKGIPAALCMSMIKYAMDSLPENRLDPSSILENLNRVVEQNVDPSMFITMFYGMFNPSNNTFYYASAGHEPGFYYDSKKKEFSELVARGLLLGVDKRTKYTQYEKEILPGDMVILMSDGVTECRTEEGFIEKETLIGYINKYIHLNAQEIVNNIFRELEKLQHFQLRDDFTLIILKRDV from the coding sequence ATGGATTTCCGAGAAATGATGGAATCAAAGTATCGGGATATTCTTGACAATTATATAAAAGAGCAATCTGAGCAAGCTTTATATGCAGGGCAGAAGTTCAGCCGAAAATCGATTGAGCATAAAATCGCACCGGAAGAAATCGTCAGCCTCCATAAAAGCATACTGCTTGAGATGTATCCTGAACTTCCAGAAGATATCATGCATTCCTTTGATATCCTCCTTGAGGTGATGATCGCCTACGGTATCGCTTACCGAGAGCATCAAAGCCTGAGACACCAGCAGGAGGAATTAAGATCCGAAATGGAGATTGCCGCCAATGTTCAGCAAACCTTGCTCGGGACGAAAATTCCGGCTGTTCCTGGTATTGATATCGGGGCAATCAGTGTTCCGGCAAAGCATATGAACGGCGACTACTTCCATTTTGTACAGGATGAGAACAATAACATCAGTGTTGCGATCGCTGATGTCATCGGGAAAGGGATTCCGGCAGCTCTCTGTATGTCCATGATTAAGTATGCGATGGACAGCCTGCCAGAAAACCGTCTTGATCCGAGCAGCATCCTGGAAAATCTGAACAGGGTCGTTGAACAGAACGTTGACCCAAGCATGTTCATTACAATGTTCTACGGAATGTTTAATCCTTCAAATAACACCTTCTATTATGCTTCTGCAGGGCATGAGCCAGGCTTTTACTATGATTCCAAAAAGAAGGAATTCTCAGAGCTGGTCGCAAGAGGCTTACTGTTAGGAGTGGACAAGCGGACGAAGTATACCCAGTATGAAAAAGAAATACTGCCTGGGGATATGGTGATCTTGATGTCTGACGGAGTGACCGAGTGCAGGACGGAAGAAGGCTTCATCGAAAAGGAAACATTAATCGGATATATAAATAAATATATTCACTTAAATGCTCAGGAAATTGTCAATAATATCTTTAGGGAACTTGAAAAACTTCAGCATTTCCAATTGCGTGATGATTTTACATTAATCATTTTGAAAAGAGATGTTTAA
- a CDS encoding anti-sigma factor antagonist: MNISIDVKEKESTLAVKVSGEIDAYTAPQLREKLFPLSEKEGVKMVVDLSEVNYMDSTGLGVFVGVFKNVRAHDGEFKIVGLSERLQRLFEITGLADIIDINSQIEGGVQ, translated from the coding sequence ATGAATATTTCGATAGATGTAAAAGAAAAAGAATCAACGCTAGCAGTAAAAGTAAGTGGCGAAATAGATGCATATACAGCTCCACAGCTTCGTGAAAAGCTTTTTCCTTTGTCCGAAAAAGAGGGCGTAAAGATGGTTGTTGACCTTTCGGAGGTCAATTATATGGATAGTACCGGGCTTGGAGTGTTTGTGGGAGTATTCAAAAACGTGCGTGCACATGACGGCGAGTTCAAGATCGTCGGGTTGTCCGAGCGTTTGCAGAGACTTTTCGAAATCACTGGCTTGGCCGATATTATTGATATAAACAGCCAGATTGAGGGTGGAGTGCAATGA
- the rsbW gene encoding anti-sigma B factor RsbW, translated as MNQSFDYIEMKIPAKPEFVGVIRLTLSGIASRMGFTYDEIEDLKIATSEACTNAVQHAYKNNENGEVIIGFGLYEDKLEVMVADNGQSFDFHSARQGLGPYDQNSSVEFLREGGLGLYLIETLMDEVRIHHKEGVTVFMTKYREGEQVERDAETIST; from the coding sequence ATGAACCAGTCATTTGACTATATTGAAATGAAAATCCCGGCTAAACCGGAATTCGTGGGTGTCATTCGTTTGACCCTATCTGGTATTGCAAGCCGAATGGGTTTTACCTACGACGAAATTGAAGATTTGAAAATTGCTACCAGCGAAGCTTGTACGAACGCTGTTCAGCATGCATATAAAAATAATGAGAACGGCGAAGTCATCATCGGTTTCGGATTGTATGAAGACAAGCTTGAAGTGATGGTTGCAGATAACGGCCAGAGCTTTGATTTCCACTCAGCGCGCCAAGGGCTTGGTCCTTATGACCAGAATAGTTCTGTGGAATTCCTTCGCGAAGGAGGCTTGGGACTGTATCTGATCGAAACCTTGATGGACGAGGTTCGAATCCATCACAAAGAGGGCGTCACGGTCTTTATGACCAAGTACCGAGAAGGAGAGCAGGTGGAGAGAGATGCAGAGACAATCTCAACCTAA
- the sigB gene encoding RNA polymerase sigma factor SigB has translation MQRQSQPKQRPKEEINELIKAYQLHEDADAQNELVLHYQNLVETIARKYSKGRSFHEDIFQVGMIGLLGAIRRYDETFGKSFEAFAVPTIIGEIKRFLRDKTWSVHVPRRIKELGPKIKTTVEDLTTQLHRSPRVDEIAEALQVSEEEVLEAMEMGKSYQALSVDHSIEADSDGGTVTLLDIVGNIDEGYEKINQRMVLEKVLHVLSEREKLIIQYTYLDNLSQKEAGDKLGISQMHVSRLQRRAIKKLQEAIHAENNNSEYIT, from the coding sequence ATGCAGAGACAATCTCAACCTAAGCAGAGGCCAAAAGAAGAGATTAATGAGTTAATCAAAGCCTACCAGCTGCATGAGGATGCAGACGCCCAGAATGAGCTGGTTCTTCACTATCAAAACCTTGTCGAAACAATCGCGAGAAAGTACTCAAAAGGAAGGTCGTTCCATGAGGATATTTTCCAGGTTGGGATGATTGGTCTTTTAGGCGCAATCCGCCGTTACGATGAAACATTCGGTAAAAGCTTTGAAGCATTTGCCGTACCAACCATAATTGGTGAAATCAAAAGATTTTTAAGAGATAAAACATGGAGCGTCCATGTACCACGCAGGATTAAGGAGCTTGGTCCGAAAATCAAGACGACAGTCGAAGATTTGACCACCCAGCTGCACCGCTCACCGCGTGTGGATGAAATTGCGGAGGCGCTCCAGGTTTCCGAAGAAGAAGTATTGGAAGCTATGGAGATGGGTAAAAGCTACCAGGCATTATCTGTTGACCATTCTATTGAAGCCGATTCTGACGGTGGAACAGTCACATTGTTGGATATCGTTGGAAACATTGATGAGGGCTATGAAAAAATCAATCAAAGAATGGTGCTCGAAAAAGTACTCCATGTACTGAGCGAACGCGAAAAGTTAATTATCCAATATACCTATCTTGACAACCTGAGCCAGAAAGAGGCAGGCGACAAGCTTGGTATTTCACAGATGCATGTATCAAGACTTCAAAGAAGAGCGATCAAAAAACTTCAAGAAGCAATTCATGCGGAAAACAACAACTCGGAGTACATTACATGA